ACGAAGTCGTTCAGGCCGGCGACATGGGCCAGCACGTTGTTGGCGATGATGACGTCCGCCCGGCCCCGCTCGTCGCGGATGCGGCGGGCCAGCGCGCTGTCGAAGAAGGCGACCTCGGTCGGCACGCCGCGGTCGCGCGCCGCCGCAGCCGGTCCCGCCGCCGGGTCGATGCCCAGCACCGGGATGCCGGCCTCGACGAAGTTGCGCAGCAGGTAGCCGTCGTTGCTCGCCAGTTCCACCACGAAGCTGTCGGGACCGAGCCCGCGGCTGCCCATCAGCTCCAGCGCGTTCTCCCGCGAGTGGCGCAGCAGTTCCGGGGAGAAGGAGGAATAATAGGGATAGTCGCGGCAGAACAGGTCTTCCGGCGGCACCGTGTAGTCGATCTGCACCAGGCCGCAGTGCGGGCAGAACACCACGTTCAGCGGGAAGGCCTGCTCCGGCCTGCCGAGATCGGCCTCGGCGACGAGCCGGTCGGCGACGGGGATGGAGCCGAGATCCAGCACCGGAAGGAGATCGGGCGCGGAGCAGGACCGGCAGCGGTCGATCTTCATGGCTGCCGCCTCCGTCAGATCAGCGGACCGGCGGGGAAGACGGGCGCCACGGGCGGAGCCCAGCGCAGCCGCTCGTCCACCAGCCCTTCGGACATCAGGGTCTTGAGATGGGCGAGGCGCTGGTACTTCGGCCCCTCGAAATCCTCCACGGTCAGCCCGACGTTGGAGAAGCTCTCATAGAGCTCCAGGATGCCGCGCGGAACGCTCCACTGCGGACGGAAGCGCGGCAGCTTCGAGGCGATCTTCGAGCAGTCGACGCGGTAGCTGCGGCGGTCGGCGTCGGACTTGTCCATATAGGCGATGCGGGCGCCGGGAACCGCCTCCTCCACCAGCTCGGCGATCTCGCGGACCAGATAGTTCTCGGTGGTGACGCCGACGTTGAAGACCTCGCAATGCACGGTGTCGCGCGGCGCCTCCAGAGCGGCGACGAAGGCGCGGCTGATGTCCTCGATATGGACCAGCGGGCGCCAGGCCATGCCGTTGCTCTTCAGCAGCACCTGCCCCTTGGCCACGGCATAGGCGGTCAGGTTGTTGACCACCAGATCGAAGCGGATGCGCGGCGACAGGCCGTAGGCGGTGGCCGAACGCAGGAAGACCGGCGAGAAGTCGTCGGTCGCCAGACGCCGCAGATCCTCCTCCGCCCGCAGCTTCGACACGGCGTAGGGAGTGACCGGACGGGGCTGGGACTCCTCGCTCACCCAGTCCTCGCCGGCCGCACCGTAGACGCTGCAGGTCGAGGAGAAGATGAAGCGCGTCACGCCGGCCTGCCGGGCCAGCCGGGCCAGCCGGGTCGTCGCCTCGTGGTTGATCTCCAGCGTCACCTCCGGCATCAGGTCGCCGAGGGGATCGTTGCACAGGCCGGCCAGATGCATCACCGCGTCGAAGCCCGCGAGGTCGGAGGCCTCCAGTTCGCGGATGTCCTTGCGGATGCCGGTCACCAGCGGCGCGTCGGGCGCCCCGTAGGTGCAGTCGTCATAGAGATACATGTCGGCGCCGGCCACCTCATGCCCTGCCCGGCGGAGCAGACGGACGAGGGCGGCACCGATATAGCCATGGTGACCCGAGACGAAAACGCGCATCTGCCTGCCCCTCCAATCCACATCGTTGCCGAATTGTCCGATGGTCTTCACGCGACACCCGCGCCGCCCCGGTTTTCCCTGCCGGAGCACGCACAACCGCAAGAGGACGGGCCTGATGCCGCCCGTACCGTGATGATCATCCAGTCATGACCAGGATAAAGCTGCCGGAAACCGCTCAACCATCATTGAGATGGTTATGTATCGACAGCGCCTCTCCTTAAGAAGACTCGTTCGCAACTCCGAGGTTCGGCAAGCAACCAGACTTTTTGCAGGTCAATAAAGAGTAGCCACACTTCCGGCTATGACATTCCTCATGTGGACGTCGGCCAGCCGGGGCTATACCTTCCGAGAGTTCCTTGTTTTTCATATCCTTGATTAGAGCCAACCGGTACTATTAAGTATCGTAACAATATAAACGCTATTTTATTTGCTAGATTCTATTGTCGTTCCAGTAACGCCGGTTACCGTCTTAAAATGCGGAGTCCGAGGGCGGGATTGCGATTTCGGAGCGGAATGGAGAGCATCCCACCCGAAATTGCGGCCCCCGCCCGCTCCGATGTGATTCCGGAGCCTCTTTCGGGTCGTACTGCGGACGACGCCAAGACCAAAAGGGGCTAGTATCCTTTCTGGGGCATGAAGTGCCATCCCGTTCTTCGGATAATGAAATCGGGATTTGAGGCAGGCTTTTACCGAACGCTGCTTTTTCAAATTCCCCGTCTACTTCCAAGTCCGGCGCAATTCCGCCGCCCGTAATCGTTATCTCTGGAAATAACCAGCGGATCACTTCTTCCGTCGGCTCGGCATGGTCCTGGCCCAGACCCTTCATTGGGGGGATTGCGAGCATGAACTCGACCATAAAGCTCTATGTGCGGGATCTTGCGAAACGCGGATCGACGCGGAGCCTTTCGCCCGATCTCGCCTCGGGAGTCGTCGCCATCTGCGATGCCGCGGTGCTGTTGCTGGTGGCGCTCGTTCCCGTGGCGCTCAATGTCGGGGGACAGCTCGGCCAGGACCGTTCGACGATCTACCTGCCGCCCAGCCTGATGGGTACCGGGCTGATGATCGCCATCCTGCTGAATGTCGGGCTCTACCGGATCGACTGGGTGGTGGACGTCTACCGGCAGCTCCCCCGGCTGGCCACCGCCTGGGCGGCGTCGGTGCTGACGGTGCTGTTCTTCGGGTTCCTGCTGCAGGTGCTCGACCAGTATTCCCGGCTGTGGGCGCTGATCTGGGTGTTCGGCAGCTTCGCCGGCCTGGTCGGCGGACGCGCTGCCGCCTGCCAGCTCGTCCGTCACTGGATCGCGGCGGGTCTGCTGGCGCGCCGCGCCGTGATCGTCGGCGATCCGCAGGAGATGCGGCGGCTGCTCGACCATCTGCGGCCGCGCGACGGGCAGGATTTCCAGATCCTCGGCCTGTTCACGACAGAGCCGGATACCGGCCAGGGACAGCCCCAGGGCAAGCCGGTGCTGGGATATCCGGTGATCGGCACGGCGGAAAGCCTGCCCGACTTCCTGCGTACCGACCGGGTGGACGATGTCTTCGTCGCCCTGCCCTGGACCGATGGCGAACGGATCAATTCGCTGATCTCGCGGCTGCGCATGCTGCCGGTCGACGTCCGGCTGGTGTCGGACGCGCTGGTCTTCTGCAAGCCGAAGCTGACGGCGACCCGCTTCGGCACCGTGACCGTGCTGGAGGTGGCGCGCCGCCCCCTGCGCGACTGGGACGCGC
Above is a window of Azospirillum thermophilum DNA encoding:
- a CDS encoding undecaprenyl-phosphate glucose phosphotransferase — protein: MNSTIKLYVRDLAKRGSTRSLSPDLASGVVAICDAAVLLLVALVPVALNVGGQLGQDRSTIYLPPSLMGTGLMIAILLNVGLYRIDWVVDVYRQLPRLATAWAASVLTVLFFGFLLQVLDQYSRLWALIWVFGSFAGLVGGRAAACQLVRHWIAAGLLARRAVIVGDPQEMRRLLDHLRPRDGQDFQILGLFTTEPDTGQGQPQGKPVLGYPVIGTAESLPDFLRTDRVDDVFVALPWTDGERINSLISRLRMLPVDVRLVSDALVFCKPKLTATRFGTVTVLEVARRPLRDWDALAKRAMDIGIAGTALFILAPLMALIVLAIKLDSPGPVIFRQKRFGFNNSVIEALKFRTMYHDRGDPSGAARTVRQDPRVTRVGRFLRASSLDELPQLVNVLRGEMSVIGPRAHPIAMKAGDQLYHEAVAEYAARHRVRPGLTGWAQVNGLRGEIDSIEKANRRVEYDLYYIENWSIWFDIRILIRTLITVLRHGAY
- a CDS encoding NAD-dependent epimerase/dehydratase family protein, which encodes MRVFVSGHHGYIGAALVRLLRRAGHEVAGADMYLYDDCTYGAPDAPLVTGIRKDIRELEASDLAGFDAVMHLAGLCNDPLGDLMPEVTLEINHEATTRLARLARQAGVTRFIFSSTCSVYGAAGEDWVSEESQPRPVTPYAVSKLRAEEDLRRLATDDFSPVFLRSATAYGLSPRIRFDLVVNNLTAYAVAKGQVLLKSNGMAWRPLVHIEDISRAFVAALEAPRDTVHCEVFNVGVTTENYLVREIAELVEEAVPGARIAYMDKSDADRRSYRVDCSKIASKLPRFRPQWSVPRGILELYESFSNVGLTVEDFEGPKYQRLAHLKTLMSEGLVDERLRWAPPVAPVFPAGPLI